In a single window of the Aquarana catesbeiana isolate 2022-GZ linkage group LG13, ASM4218655v1, whole genome shotgun sequence genome:
- the LOC141116602 gene encoding olfactory receptor 12D1-like, with protein MDRLNHTAIAEFILLGLTDVPELQILLFFTFLLFYLFNILGNASIFALIILDHSLHKPMYFFLANLAFLDFFYSTTTVPKMLSGLLIGDKRISIIGCNAQLHFYHFLGSTEALLLTSMSYDRYVAICNPLQYHLIMARTACIQLAISCWLIGFFYSLSQTIITFRLPYCNIKQVRHFYCDIKPVLKLACADTHLDELITSIIFALVAVSTFTLIIISYMFIGRHVLNIRSSRDRRKVFSTCTSHLTVVFLYIGTALMTYLGPSTDNSLEQDRMSAILVTVITPALNPLIYTLRNAEVNQSIKKIFFRNQNFRLH; from the coding sequence ATGGATAGGTTAAATCACACTGCTATAGCAGAATTCATCCTTCTAGGTCTTACCGATGTCCCGGAGCTTCAGATTTTACTCTTTTTTACATTCCTTCTCTTTTATCTGTTCAACATATTAGGGAATGCCAGCATTTTTGCCCTTATTATTCTTGATCACTCCCTTCACAAACCAATGTACTTTTTTCTTGCCAACCTTGCTTTCCTGGACTTCTTCTATTCTACCACTACTGTCCCTAAAATGCTCTCGGGCTTACTCATTGGAGACAAAAGAATATCCATAATTGGTTGTAATGCCCAGCTACATTTCTACCATTTCTTGGGAAGTACTGAGGCTCTCCTTCTCActtccatgtcatatgacaggtaTGTTGCCATTTGTAACCCTCTTCAATATCATCTCATCATGGCAAGAACTGCTTGTATTCAGTTGGCCATAAGTTGCTGGCTCATTGGGTTCTTCTACTCATTATCACAAACAATTATAACATTTAGGCTGCCTTACTGTAACATAAAGCAGGTCCGCCATTTTTATTGTGATATTAAACCGGTTCTAAAACTGGCTTGTGCAGATACACATTTGGATGAACTCATCACATCAATTATATTTGCACTTGTCGCTGTGAGTACCTTCACACTTATCATTATTTCCTATATGTTTATTGGAAGACATGTCCTGAACATCCGGTCTTCTCGTGATAGAAGAAAAGTTTTTTCTACTTGCACTTCACACCTCACTGTTGTATTTTTGTACATCGGAACTGCACTGATGACGTATCTGGGGCCAAGCACTGACAACTCTCTAGAACAAGACAGAATGAGTGCTATTCTGGTTACTGTTATTACACCAGCTTTGAATCCTCTTATATATACCTTGAGGAATGCAGAGGTAAATCAGTCAATTAAGAAGATTTTTTTCAGAAATCAGAATTTCAGATTGCATTGA